AAGGCACCGGGGCCGACGCCGAAGGCGATCGCGTCGAGCCCGGCCAGCGAGGTGCCGGCCTGGCGCAGCAGATCCATCACCACCGGCACCAGCCGCGCCGAGGCCTGGGCGCCGCCAGCCTCATGCTGCAGCCAGCGGCCTTGCGGCGTGCACAGGCCGACGGCCAGGCATTCGGTGGCCGTGTCCAGCGCCAGCAGGCATGCCGCGGCCGCGCCGGGCGCACGGGCTGGCGGGCGGACTGGCAGGCTGGCGGGCGGGCGTTCGGTCATGGCGGCGCGGCAGTGTAGCCGCGGGGCGGCGGGCGCCGCAGCCGGGCGCCCGGGCGCTGCCGCGGGGCGGCGCGGGCGCCGCTCAGAACGGGTTGTTGAGCGCGCGCGACTGCGCCTGGCTGCCGATCAGGCTGTGCGCCTGCGGGCCCAGGTGGATGCTGTCGGCCCACAGGTGGCTGGTGCTCGAGGCGCCGCTGACCAGCGTGCTGAGCGTGCACTGGGTGGCCACGGTGACCTGGGCGGCATCGCAGGCCGCCACGTCGGGCGAGGCCGGCGAGGCCAGGTAGCCGGAGGGCAGCTTGTAGACCGCGGCCACCACGTCATCGACCAGCACCAGGCCGTAGTTGCGGCCGTCGTAGGCGGTGGCGTCGATGTTGGTGCGCAACTCGGCGTTGAAGTCGTAGGTCAGCTGCGACAGCAGGGCCTTGGCATTCGGGCGCGAAAGCTGCTCGCTCACGGCATAGGGCGACAGGCCCAGGTCGGGCATCGTGAAGATCAGCGCGCGCGCGCCGGTCTTGAGGATGTCGTTGTTGACGCGCTCGGCCGCGGCCTTGCCGCGGCGCTTGGCCTCGGCGCGCGCACCGGCCTCGCCCATCAGGCCGCCCTTGACCTGGGCATACACCGCCAGCACGTCGTGCACGCCGATCATCATGGTGACCATGTCGCGCCGGCTCAGGCCGCCGCTGACTTCGGCCACCTGCTGGCGCAGGCCGGCCGCGGGGTCTTCCACGGTGGCGTTTTCCTTGGCCAGGATGAAGGCCTTGACCGTGGCATCGGTCGGATTGCATTCCTTGAACACGAAGCCGTACAGGCTGGCCACCGACTGCGCAAAGGTCGGCAGCGACAGGCACTTGCCGGTGCTGGTGGAACTGCGGTCGTTGATCGAGTACTTGTGGCCGTCGTGCTTGCCGCCGGTATCGGTGGCGTCGGCGATCATGCTGCTCTCGTCACCCAGCACCACCAGGCGGTCGGGCTTGAACGACTCCACCTGCGAGGTGCCGCCACCGCAGCCAGCCACCAGGGCCGCGGCCACGGCCAGCGCACCGGCGCCCCGCACACGGGTCAGCCAGTGCGGCAGGCGGCGGGTCAAATCACGCGAGAGACTCATCGACATTCCAGTTCAGCTTCATCAGGCAACGGCGCCAGGCTGGCGGCCGTCATGGCCTGGGTCGGCAGCGGCGCGCCGCAGGCGGTCGCGCACGCCTTCCCAGGCCGGCAGATCGGGCGGTTGCTCGATCCAGATCTCGCGCACCGCAGGCACATCCAGCGCCCGCAGCACCGCAAACAGTTCATGGGCCACGGCGGCCGGGTCGGCGGGCATCGGCCGCCAAAGTCCGGACGCAGCCATGGCCTGGGGCCCGGCCACAGGCTGGCGGGAATATACCGCCACGCCCTCGGGCGCCTGCGGGCCGCAGGTGTCGGCCGTGCAAAGCGCGGCGGCCAGCGCCCGGCTCAGTGCCTCGGGCGCAAACAGCCGCACCCGCGCCGCCGGCGCGTAGTGCGAGGCCAGCGTGCCCGAGGCCCGCGGTGCGTCGGCATCGGGGGCCTGCAGCGGCTGGCCCAGCGCGGCCTCGAGGGCCTCGCGCGGCAGCGCGCCGGGGCGCAGCAGCACCGGGTGGCCGCGGCTCACATCGACGATGGCCGATTCGATGCCGACATCGCAATCGCCACCGTCCAGCACCAGCAGCTCGGGCCCGAACTCGCTGGCCACATGCGCCGCGCAGGTCGGGCTGACCCGGCCGAACCGGTTGGCGCTGGGCGCCGAGACGCCGGGCACGCCGCGCGCCGCGGCGGCCCGCAGCAGCGCCTGGGCCACCGGGTGCGAGGGGCAGCGCAGGCCGATGCTGGCCTGCCCGCCCGCCGAGGCCGCGGCCACGCCGTCGCGGCGCGGCACGATCACGGTCACCGGCCCGGGCCAGAAGGCCGCCATCAGGCGCCGGGCCGCGGGCGGCAGCGCATCGGCAGCGAAAAACGCCGCGGCGGCGGCGTCGGCCACGTGCACGATCAGCGGATGGTCGGCCGGCCGGCCCTTGGCGGCAAAGATGCGCGCCACGGCGGCATCGTCGTCGGCGCGTGCGCCCAGGCCGTACACCGTCTCGGTGGGCAGGCCCACCAGCGCCCCGGCGGCCAGGCGCTCGGCGGCGGCGGCCAGGGCCGCGGGATCGTCGCCGCGCAGGATGCTCATCGCCGGAGGTTTGATGGAGACGTGGCGCGGCGCCGCGCGCTCAGAACGCCGGCAGGCCCAGCAGCGCCGCGGCCTGCGAGGCCACCGTGCGGGCCATGGCGGCGGTGTCGGCCGTGACGGTGAGGTGGCCCATCTTGCGGCCCGGGCGGGCGCTGGCCTTGCCGTACAGGTGCAGGTGCACGCCGGGCAGTGCCAGCACCTGGGCCCACGGCGGTGTGGCTTCGGCCGCATCGGCGCCCTGCGGAAACCACAGGTCGCCCAGCAGGTTGAGCATCACCGCCGGCGAATGCTGGCGCGGCGCCACCAGCGGCAGGCCGGTGAGCGTGCGCACCTGCAGCTCGAACTGGCTCACGTCGCTGCCGTCCACCGACCAATGGCCCGAGTTGTGCGGACGCGGCGCCATCTCGTTGGCCACCAGCGAGACCCAGGTGCCGTCGGGGCCTGGCAGCGGGTCTTTCAGCACGAAGAACTCGACGCACAGCACGCCCACATAGCCCAGCGCCCGGGCCAGCGCGGCGGCGCAGTCGCTGGCCTGCTGCTGCAGCGCCGGCGCGACATCGGGTGCCGGCACCTGGGTCACGGCCAGGATGCCGTCGCGGTGCAGGTTCTGCTGCACCGGCAGCTGCACCACGTCGTCAAAGGCATTGCGCGCCACCACCACGCTGAGCTCCAGTGCCAGCGGCAGCATGGCCTCGAGCACGCAGGGCACCTGCCGCAGCTGGGCCCAGGCGGCGGCCAGCGCGGCGCGGTCGGCCACGCGCACCTGGCCCTTGCCGTCGTAGCCCAGGCGGGCGGTCTTCAGGATGCCGGGCAGCAGGCTGTCGGGCACGGCGGCCAGTTCGGCCTCGGTCTCGATGCGGGCATGCGGCGCGCACGGCACGCCGGCGCGGCGGAACAGCGCCTTTTCTTCGGCGCGGTCCTGGCAGATGGCCACGGCCTCGGCCGCCGGCGCCACCGGCCGGTGCGCACCCAGCGTCACCAGCGCGGCGGCGGGCACGTTCTCGAACTCGGTGGTGATCGCGGCGCTGCGCTGCATCAGCTGCGCCAGGCCCTGCTCGTCGAGGTAGCCGGTGTCGATGTGGTAGTGGGCCACCAGGCCGGCCGGCGAGGCCGGATCGGCATCGAGCACGGCGGTGAAATAGCCCATCG
The genomic region above belongs to Aquabacterium sp. OR-4 and contains:
- a CDS encoding SGNH/GDSL hydrolase family protein, with protein sequence MSLSRDLTRRLPHWLTRVRGAGALAVAAALVAGCGGGTSQVESFKPDRLVVLGDESSMIADATDTGGKHDGHKYSINDRSSTSTGKCLSLPTFAQSVASLYGFVFKECNPTDATVKAFILAKENATVEDPAAGLRQQVAEVSGGLSRRDMVTMMIGVHDVLAVYAQVKGGLMGEAGARAEAKRRGKAAAERVNNDILKTGARALIFTMPDLGLSPYAVSEQLSRPNAKALLSQLTYDFNAELRTNIDATAYDGRNYGLVLVDDVVAAVYKLPSGYLASPASPDVAACDAAQVTVATQCTLSTLVSGASSTSHLWADSIHLGPQAHSLIGSQAQSRALNNPF
- a CDS encoding 5-(carboxyamino)imidazole ribonucleotide synthase; this translates as MSGKTILPGATLGVMGGGQLGRMFVQAAQAMGYFTAVLDADPASPAGLVAHYHIDTGYLDEQGLAQLMQRSAAITTEFENVPAAALVTLGAHRPVAPAAEAVAICQDRAEEKALFRRAGVPCAPHARIETEAELAAVPDSLLPGILKTARLGYDGKGQVRVADRAALAAAWAQLRQVPCVLEAMLPLALELSVVVARNAFDDVVQLPVQQNLHRDGILAVTQVPAPDVAPALQQQASDCAAALARALGYVGVLCVEFFVLKDPLPGPDGTWVSLVANEMAPRPHNSGHWSVDGSDVSQFELQVRTLTGLPLVAPRQHSPAVMLNLLGDLWFPQGADAAEATPPWAQVLALPGVHLHLYGKASARPGRKMGHLTVTADTAAMARTVASQAAALLGLPAF
- a CDS encoding L-threonylcarbamoyladenylate synthase, with amino-acid sequence MSILRGDDPAALAAAAERLAAGALVGLPTETVYGLGARADDDAAVARIFAAKGRPADHPLIVHVADAAAAAFFAADALPPAARRLMAAFWPGPVTVIVPRRDGVAAASAGGQASIGLRCPSHPVAQALLRAAAARGVPGVSAPSANRFGRVSPTCAAHVASEFGPELLVLDGGDCDVGIESAIVDVSRGHPVLLRPGALPREALEAALGQPLQAPDADAPRASGTLASHYAPAARVRLFAPEALSRALAAALCTADTCGPQAPEGVAVYSRQPVAGPQAMAASGLWRPMPADPAAVAHELFAVLRALDVPAVREIWIEQPPDLPAWEGVRDRLRRAAADPGHDGRQPGAVA